The following coding sequences lie in one Arachis ipaensis cultivar K30076 chromosome B03, Araip1.1, whole genome shotgun sequence genomic window:
- the LOC107631917 gene encoding AMP deaminase isoform X2, protein MDPSSSMSLPPSMHLAMAALLGASFMAISAFYIHRRTVDHVLHRLVEVRRRPPRTSSTGAVDADTDDYDDFEEEEYEDGDDRSGFGGEFDADSTHYQGSLTRSVDESLLRSYRISSSMPNVASAADWFPEDPRLGNTAQNRVSSLDNLKFAPLGLPSLRTRSTTGENAQLSSSYKRIASVGRIMTPRSPGRTAFESTEDSDEEGTQLGDDSRIPFYPGTRDSSNNYGLNPNMCNLSGVAFRLDDANSAHQMSGEVSKEGKASGDMNTDGTVDSNSAHAAEKDLAFISNVFPKRNTVNEPINIEEEEVCKMIRECLDLRKQYVYKENLPWKAEPVEADSDPFHFEPVEATPHHFRMEDGVIHVYANKTDTEELFPVASSTTFFTDMHYILKVMSVGNVRSACYHRLRFLEEKFRLHLLLNADREFLAQKGAPHRDFYNIRKVDTHIHHSACMNQKHLLRFIKSKLRKEPDEVVIFRDGKYMTLKEVFESLDLTGYDLNVDLLDVHADKSTFHRFDKFNLKYNPCGQSRLREIFLKQDNLIQGRFLAEVTKQVLTDLEASKFQMAEYRISVYGRKQSEWDQLASWFVNNAIYNKNAVWLIQVVGFDLVDDESKPERRPTKHMPTPAEWTNEFNPAYSYYLYYCYANLYTLNKLRESKGMTTIKLRPHCGEAGDSDHLAAAFLLCHNISHGINLRKTPVLQYLYYLAQVGLAMSPLSNNSLFLDYSRNPLPMFFQRGLNVSLSTDDPLQIHLTKEPLLEEYSVAAKVWKLSACDMCEIARNSVYQSGFSHQTKLRWLGDKYFLRGPEGNDIHKTNVPSLRIAFRYETWKDEMQYIYAGQATFPEDVDP, encoded by the exons ATGGATCCTTCATCTTCCATGTCGCTTCCACCTTCTATGCACCTCGCAATGGCGGCTCTGCTCGGAGCCTCCTTCATGGCCATCTCCGCCTTCTACATCCACCGCCGCACCGTTGACCACGTCCTCCACCGCCTCGTCGAGGTCCGCCGCCGGCCACCTCGCACTTCCTCTACCGGCGCCGTCGATGCCGACACCGACGACTACGATGACTTCGAAGAAGAAGAATACGAAGACGGCGACGATCGGAGTGGCTTCGGCGGAGAATTCGACGCCGATTCGACACACTATCAGGGAAGCCTGACAAGGTCCGTGGACGAAAGCTTGCTTCGGAGCTATAGGATTTCGTCTTCTATGCCGAACGTGGCTTCTGCGGCGGATTGGTTCCCGGAGGACCCTAGGCTCGGGAACACTGCGCAGAACCGTGTCTCGTCGCTTGATAATCTCAAGTTTGCGCCGCTAGGTCTTCCTTCTCTTCGAACGCGATCCACCACCG GAGAGAATGCTCAGCTTTCGAGTTCTTATAAGAGAATAGCATCTGTCGGTAGAATCATGACCCCAAGGTCGCCGGGGCGAACTGCTTTTGAAAGTACTGAAGATTCTGACGAGGAGGGAACACAGCTGGGTGATGACAGTCGGATTCCTTTCTACCCTGGGACTAGAGATTCTTCGAATAATTAT GGACTGAATCCAAACATGTGCAATTTATCCGGTGTTGCTTTCAGGCTCGATGATGCAAACTCTGCACACCAGATGTCTGGAGAGGTTTCAAAAGAAGGGAAAGCAAGTGGCGATATGAATACTGATGGAACAGTGGATTCAAATTCAGCACATGCTGCTGAAAAAGACCTTGCATTTATCAGTAATGTTTTCCCTAAAAGAAACACAGTGAACG AGCCAATAAAcatagaagaagaggaagtgtgCAAGATGATTAGAGAGTGCTTAGATTTGCGTAAGCAATATGTTTACAAGGAAAACCTTCCATGGAAGGCTGAACCTGTGGAGGCTGACTCTGACCCATTTCATTTTGAACCAGTTGAAGCAACACCA CATCACTTTAGAATGGAAGATGGAGTCATACATGTCTATGCAAATAAAACTG ACACTGAAGAGCTCTTCCCTGTTGCAAGCTCAACAACATTTTTTACAGATATGCATTACATTCTTAAAGTTATGTCTGTTGGAAATGTTCGCTCTGCATGCTATCATAGGCTTCGGTTTCTGGAGGAA AAATTCCGCCTTCATCTATTACTAAATGCAGATAGGGAGTTTCTAGCCCAGAAAGGTGCACCACATCGAGATTTTTACAACATCCGAAAAGTTGATACTCACATTCACCATTCGGCTTGCATGAATCAGAAGCATCTCCTCCGCTTCATTAAGTCAAAACTAAGAAAAGAACCTGATGAG GTTGTTATATTTAGAGATGGAAAGTATATGACACTTAAGGAGGTTTTTGAGAGTTTGGATTTAACTGG GTATGATCTGAATGTCGATTTGTTGGACGTCCATGCAGATAAGAGTACATTTCATAGATTTGACAAATTCAACCTCAAGTACAATCCTTGCGGGCAAAGCAGACTCAGAGAGATATTTTTAAAGCAGGATAATCTTATCCAGG GAAGGTTTCTGGCTGAAGTAACAAAGCAAGTTTTAACCGATCTTGAAGCTAGCAAATTTCAG ATGGCTGAGTACAGGATCTCTGTTTATGGAAGAAAACAGAGTGAATGGGACCAGCTGGCAAGTTGGTTTGTTAACAATGCTATTTATAACAAGAATGCTGTATGGCTAATCCAG GTGGTGGGATTTGACCTTGTAGATGATGAAAGTAAACCTGAAAGGCGTCCAACTAAGCACATGCCTACACCAGCAGAGTGGACTAATGAATTCAATCCAGCATACTCTTACTATCTTTATTACTGTTATGCAAACCTGTACACCCTCAACAAG CTCCGTGAATCTAAAGGAATGACCACTATTAAGTTGCGGCCCCATTGCGGAGAG GCAGGCGATAGTGATCATTTGGCTGCTGCTTTCCTCCTATGCCATAATATTTCCCATGGGATTAATCTACGGAAAACTCCTGTGTTGCAATATTTATATTACCTCGCACAG GTTGGATTGGCAATGTCACCACTTAGCAATAATTCACTTTTCTTGGACTATTCTCGCAATCCATTGCCCATGTTTTTCCAGCGAGGTCTGAATGTCTCTCTTTCTACTGATGATCCTTTGCAAATTCATTTGACAAAAGAGCCCTTGCTTGAGGAATATAGCGTCGCAGCAAAG GTATGGAAACTCTCTGCGTGTGATATGTGCGAAATTGCCAGAAATTCTGTCTACCAGTCTGGATTTTCACATCAGACCAAG TTACGTTGGCTTGGGGACAAGTATTTCCTTAGGGGTCCGGAAGGAAATGATATTCACAAGACAAATGTTCCCAGTTTGAGAATTGCATTCCGATATGAG ACATGGAAGGATGAAATGCAATACATATACGCTGGTCAAGCCACCTTTCCTGAAGATGTAGACCCATGA
- the LOC107631917 gene encoding AMP deaminase isoform X1, translating to MDPSSSMSLPPSMHLAMAALLGASFMAISAFYIHRRTVDHVLHRLVEVRRRPPRTSSTGAVDADTDDYDDFEEEEYEDGDDRSGFGGEFDADSTHYQGSLTRSVDESLLRSYRISSSMPNVASAADWFPEDPRLGNTAQNRVSSLDNLKFAPLGLPSLRTRSTTGENAQLSSSYKRIASVGRIMTPRSPGRTAFESTEDSDEEGTQLGDDSRIPFYPGTRDSSNNYGLNPNMCNLSGVAFRLDDANSAHQMSGEVSKEGKASGDMNTDGTVDSNSAHAAEKDLAFISNVFPKRNTVNEPINIEEEEVCKMIRECLDLRKQYVYKENLPWKAEPVEADSDPFHFEPVEATPHHFRMEDGVIHVYANKTDTEELFPVASSTTFFTDMHYILKVMSVGNVRSACYHRLRFLEEKFRLHLLLNADREFLAQKGAPHRDFYNIRKVDTHIHHSACMNQKHLLRFIKSKLRKEPDEVVIFRDGKYMTLKEVFESLDLTGYDLNVDLLDVHADKSTFHRFDKFNLKYNPCGQSRLREIFLKQDNLIQGRFLAEVTKQVLTDLEASKFQMAEYRISVYGRKQSEWDQLASWFVNNAIYNKNAVWLIQLPRLYNVYKNMGIVTSFQNILDNVFIPLFEVTIDPNSHPQLHLFLKQVVGFDLVDDESKPERRPTKHMPTPAEWTNEFNPAYSYYLYYCYANLYTLNKLRESKGMTTIKLRPHCGEAGDSDHLAAAFLLCHNISHGINLRKTPVLQYLYYLAQVGLAMSPLSNNSLFLDYSRNPLPMFFQRGLNVSLSTDDPLQIHLTKEPLLEEYSVAAKVWKLSACDMCEIARNSVYQSGFSHQTKLRWLGDKYFLRGPEGNDIHKTNVPSLRIAFRYETWKDEMQYIYAGQATFPEDVDP from the exons ATGGATCCTTCATCTTCCATGTCGCTTCCACCTTCTATGCACCTCGCAATGGCGGCTCTGCTCGGAGCCTCCTTCATGGCCATCTCCGCCTTCTACATCCACCGCCGCACCGTTGACCACGTCCTCCACCGCCTCGTCGAGGTCCGCCGCCGGCCACCTCGCACTTCCTCTACCGGCGCCGTCGATGCCGACACCGACGACTACGATGACTTCGAAGAAGAAGAATACGAAGACGGCGACGATCGGAGTGGCTTCGGCGGAGAATTCGACGCCGATTCGACACACTATCAGGGAAGCCTGACAAGGTCCGTGGACGAAAGCTTGCTTCGGAGCTATAGGATTTCGTCTTCTATGCCGAACGTGGCTTCTGCGGCGGATTGGTTCCCGGAGGACCCTAGGCTCGGGAACACTGCGCAGAACCGTGTCTCGTCGCTTGATAATCTCAAGTTTGCGCCGCTAGGTCTTCCTTCTCTTCGAACGCGATCCACCACCG GAGAGAATGCTCAGCTTTCGAGTTCTTATAAGAGAATAGCATCTGTCGGTAGAATCATGACCCCAAGGTCGCCGGGGCGAACTGCTTTTGAAAGTACTGAAGATTCTGACGAGGAGGGAACACAGCTGGGTGATGACAGTCGGATTCCTTTCTACCCTGGGACTAGAGATTCTTCGAATAATTAT GGACTGAATCCAAACATGTGCAATTTATCCGGTGTTGCTTTCAGGCTCGATGATGCAAACTCTGCACACCAGATGTCTGGAGAGGTTTCAAAAGAAGGGAAAGCAAGTGGCGATATGAATACTGATGGAACAGTGGATTCAAATTCAGCACATGCTGCTGAAAAAGACCTTGCATTTATCAGTAATGTTTTCCCTAAAAGAAACACAGTGAACG AGCCAATAAAcatagaagaagaggaagtgtgCAAGATGATTAGAGAGTGCTTAGATTTGCGTAAGCAATATGTTTACAAGGAAAACCTTCCATGGAAGGCTGAACCTGTGGAGGCTGACTCTGACCCATTTCATTTTGAACCAGTTGAAGCAACACCA CATCACTTTAGAATGGAAGATGGAGTCATACATGTCTATGCAAATAAAACTG ACACTGAAGAGCTCTTCCCTGTTGCAAGCTCAACAACATTTTTTACAGATATGCATTACATTCTTAAAGTTATGTCTGTTGGAAATGTTCGCTCTGCATGCTATCATAGGCTTCGGTTTCTGGAGGAA AAATTCCGCCTTCATCTATTACTAAATGCAGATAGGGAGTTTCTAGCCCAGAAAGGTGCACCACATCGAGATTTTTACAACATCCGAAAAGTTGATACTCACATTCACCATTCGGCTTGCATGAATCAGAAGCATCTCCTCCGCTTCATTAAGTCAAAACTAAGAAAAGAACCTGATGAG GTTGTTATATTTAGAGATGGAAAGTATATGACACTTAAGGAGGTTTTTGAGAGTTTGGATTTAACTGG GTATGATCTGAATGTCGATTTGTTGGACGTCCATGCAGATAAGAGTACATTTCATAGATTTGACAAATTCAACCTCAAGTACAATCCTTGCGGGCAAAGCAGACTCAGAGAGATATTTTTAAAGCAGGATAATCTTATCCAGG GAAGGTTTCTGGCTGAAGTAACAAAGCAAGTTTTAACCGATCTTGAAGCTAGCAAATTTCAG ATGGCTGAGTACAGGATCTCTGTTTATGGAAGAAAACAGAGTGAATGGGACCAGCTGGCAAGTTGGTTTGTTAACAATGCTATTTATAACAAGAATGCTGTATGGCTAATCCAG TTACCACGACTATACAACGTATACAAGAATATGGGAATTGTTACCTCCTTCCAGAATATTTTGGATAATGTGTTTATTCCTCTATTTGAAGTCACAATTGATCCAAACTCTCATCCTCAATTACATTTGTTTTTGAAGCAG GTGGTGGGATTTGACCTTGTAGATGATGAAAGTAAACCTGAAAGGCGTCCAACTAAGCACATGCCTACACCAGCAGAGTGGACTAATGAATTCAATCCAGCATACTCTTACTATCTTTATTACTGTTATGCAAACCTGTACACCCTCAACAAG CTCCGTGAATCTAAAGGAATGACCACTATTAAGTTGCGGCCCCATTGCGGAGAG GCAGGCGATAGTGATCATTTGGCTGCTGCTTTCCTCCTATGCCATAATATTTCCCATGGGATTAATCTACGGAAAACTCCTGTGTTGCAATATTTATATTACCTCGCACAG GTTGGATTGGCAATGTCACCACTTAGCAATAATTCACTTTTCTTGGACTATTCTCGCAATCCATTGCCCATGTTTTTCCAGCGAGGTCTGAATGTCTCTCTTTCTACTGATGATCCTTTGCAAATTCATTTGACAAAAGAGCCCTTGCTTGAGGAATATAGCGTCGCAGCAAAG GTATGGAAACTCTCTGCGTGTGATATGTGCGAAATTGCCAGAAATTCTGTCTACCAGTCTGGATTTTCACATCAGACCAAG TTACGTTGGCTTGGGGACAAGTATTTCCTTAGGGGTCCGGAAGGAAATGATATTCACAAGACAAATGTTCCCAGTTTGAGAATTGCATTCCGATATGAG ACATGGAAGGATGAAATGCAATACATATACGCTGGTCAAGCCACCTTTCCTGAAGATGTAGACCCATGA
- the LOC107631916 gene encoding protein NRT1/ PTR FAMILY 2.13, which produces MIEKISSSESSATKTNKKYGGWKAVPFILGNETFERLAVFGLLLNFMVYLTTQLHLNQVSASNVLNIWFGLTNFGPLLGAFISDAFFGRFRTIAFASFASLLGMVLVSLTSWLPELHPPSCSAQELAKGECVKASNSQMGVVILGLCFLTIGSAGIRPCSIPFGVDQFDQTTEEGKKGMASYFNWYYTTFTLVLLLSQTLVIYVQTSISWKIGFAIPTVCMFLSIIMLFVGTRLYVYVKPEGSTFPGIGHVLVAAYRKRKLMLPMIEDKVDGVFYDPPLICASTDSLPLKLPLTNQFRALNKAALIMEGDLNEDKSIVNKWRLTSIQQVEEVKCIARVLPILFTSIIPLIALLQQGTFNVSQALKMDRNLGPKFQVPAGSIGVISYITIALWLPFYDRILVPRLRKMTNQEGGITLLLRIGIGNVFSIFSMVVAGLVEKLRRDSANSHQNPLGIAPISVFYLAPQLVLMGLCEAFSAIGLIEIFNREFPENMRSVGNSLFPFAFGCASYVSAIIVNIVHHVTATHSHPDWLTNDINAGRIDYFYYIIAGLGVINMVYFIHVATRYQYKQVQVIDPLPQDMEMGSHKT; this is translated from the exons ATGATTGAAAAAATATCTTCTTCAGAATCTTCAGCTACCAAAACCAACAAGAAATATGGAGGCTGGAAGGCTGTACCTTTTATTTTAG GGAATGAAACGTTTGAGAGGTTGGCAGTGTTTGGGTTACTTCTGAACTTTATGGTGTATTTGACAACACAGCTTCATCTAAACCAAGTCAGCGCTTCAAATGTTTTGAATATTTGGTTTGGGTTGACCAACTTTGGTCCCTTGCTCGGTGCCTTCATTTCTGATGCCTTTTTTGGTCGCTTCAGGACTATTGCTTTTGCTTCCTTTGCTTCTCTTTTG GGAATGGTGTTGGTGAGTTTAACATCATGGTTACCAGAATTGCACCCTCCAAGTTGCTCAGCTCAAGAACTGGCAAAGGGTGAATGTGTTAAAGCAAGCAATTCTCAAATGGGTGTTGTGATCTTAGGACTTTGCTTCTTAACAATAGGTTCGGCCGGAATAAGGCCGTGTAGCATACCGTTCGGCGTCGACCAATTCGACCAGACAACGGAAGAAGGGAAGAAAGGGATGGCCAGCTACTTCAATTGGTACTACACAACATTCACATTGGTCTTGTTGCTGTCTCAAACACTTGTTATCTATGTCCAAACCTCTATTAGCTGGAAAATAGGTTTTGCAATACCAACTGTGTGCATGTTTTTGTCCATAATCATGTTGTTTGTTGGAACAAGGCTTTATGTGTATGTGAAGCCTGAAGGGAGCACTTTTCCTGGAATTGGACATGTTCTTGTTGCTGCTTATAGGAAAAGAAAACTCATGCTTCCAATGATTGAAGACAAAGTTGATGGTGTTTTCTATGATCCCCCATTGATCTGTGCTAGTACTGATTCTTTGCCATTAAAGCTCCCTTTAACCAATCAGTTTAG GGCCTTGAACAAAGCTGCTCTAATAATGGAGGGGGATCTAAACGAAGATAAGAGCATAGTGAATAAGTGGAGACTTACAAGCATTCAGCAAGTAGAAGAGGTTAAATGCATAGCAAGAGTTTTACCAATCTTATTCACTAGTATCATTCCTCTCATTGCCTTGTTACAACAAGGAACATTCAATGTATCACAAGCCCTGAAAATGGACAGAAACCTAGGACCCAAATTCCAAGTCCCAGCTGGTTCAATTGGAGTCATATCATACATTACCATAGCTTTGTGGCTCCCATTCTATGACCGGATCCTAGTACCAAGGCTAAGAAAAATGACCAACCAAGAAGGTGGCATCACACTACTACTAAGAATTGGAATTGGCAATgtcttctctattttctctatggtTGTTGCTGGTTTGGTAGAAAAATTGAGAAGGGATTCAGCAAATTCACATCAAAATCCACTAGGAATTGCTCCTATTTCAGTTTTTTACCTAGCACCACAATTGGTCCTAATGGGTCTCTGTGAAGCCTTTAGTGCAATAGGGCTAATTGAGATTTTTAACAGAGAGTTTCCTGAGAATATGAGAAGTGTTGGCAATTCATTGTTTCCATTTGCTTTTGGATGTGCTAGCTATGTGAGTGCTATAATTGTTAACATTGTTCATCATGTTACTGCAACACATAGCCATCCAGATTGGTTAACAAATGACATAAATGCTGGTAGGATAGATTATTTTTACTACATTATTGCAGGACTAGGCGTTATAAACATGGTTTATTTTATACATGTTGCTACAAGATATCAATACAAACAGGTCCAAGTTATTGATCCATTGCCACAAGACATGGAGATGGGATCACACAAAACCTAG
- the LOC107633976 gene encoding putative protein NRT1/ PTR FAMILY 2.14 — MPVLGNFEPLPLHLLLVLRSKSSLQEKLLDEERQMAKKPGWKAMPYILGNDTVERLATFGMQANLTIYLMKVYNMDQVFAANIINNWYAITNVLPVLGGFLADAYLGKFPTIAIASFASLTGMVVVMLTTWVPHIHPTTCTLQQQLDGVCKGHTTLQLTVLLIGLFLLSIGTGGIRPCSIPFAIDQFDLTTVDGRRGTTRFFNVYYTTQTLIMLMNQTLLVYIMDSVSWTLGYGLPVMFMLVSIFVFFAGTRVYDFVKPQGSIFSKIAQVVVAAVHKRHLSLPPNLETQEAFYDRPLQNDGEPNLPLTYNFRWLNKAALIGGDEMNMDESRRDPWRLCSIQQVEELKCLLKMIPIWISTIIIFLPVVQQSIFPVSQALKMDRHLSHNFEMHPASVSVITMLTIGVCLPIYDQLLAPALEKLTKQEGGLTVLQRVSLGHGAGILAMIVAGFVEIRRRRLAIALDAPDGVAPMSVLWLAPQSMLIGCIHVFGEVGNTTFFNRESPEGMRSISNSLLCLNLSFTSNLSNVIINVVHNFTGKKGGQHGWLYSDINKGRLEYFYFIIAGFMMLNMCYFIFCARRYTYKVTRSM; from the exons ATGCCTGTTTTGGGAAATTTCGAACCATTGCCTTTGCATCTCTTGCTAGTCTTACG GTCAAAATCGTCATTGCAAGAGAAATTGCTAGACGAAGAAAGACAGATGGCAAAGAAGCCTGGATGGAAAGCAATGCCTTATATCTTAG GGAATGACACTGTTGAGAGGTTGGCAACATTTGGAATGCAAGCAAACCTGACAATATATTTGATGAAAGTTTATAACATGGATCAAGTGTTTGCTGCAAACATCATTAACAATTGGTATGCCATCACCAATGTTCTTCCAGTCCTTGGTGGCTTTCTTGCTGATGCCTATTTAGGAAAATTCCCAACAATTGCCATTGCATCCTTTGCCAGTCTTacg GGCATGGTGGTAGTAATGCTAACAACATGGGTGCCACACATTCATCCAACAACATGCACTCTCCAACAACAACTCGATGGTGTTTGCAAAGGGCACACAACATTGCAACTAACCGTCCTACTCATAGGCCTATTCCTCCTGTCGATAGGAACAGGAGGAATCAGGCCTTGCAGCATTCCGTTCGCCATCGACCAATTCGACTTGACAACGGTCGATGGACGGCGCGGAACGACACGGTTCTTTAATGTGTATTACACCACACAAACATTGATCATGCTGATGAACCAGACTCTGTTGGTTTACATCATGGATTCTGTTAGTTGGACTCTTGGTTATGGTTTGCCAGTTATGTTTATGTTGGTTTccatttttgttttctttgcGGGGACTAGGGTTTATGATTTTGTTAAGCCACAGGGAAGTATATTCTCTAAGATTGCTCAGGTGGTGGTTGCGGCGGTGCACAAGCGCCACCTTTCTTTGCCTCCTAATTTGGAAACTCAGGAAGCTTTTTATGATCGTCCGCTTCAGAACGATGGAGAACCAAACCTACCTCTTACATATAACTTCAG GTGGCTAAACAAGGCTGCTCTTATTGGTGGAGATGAAATGAACATGGATGAATCAAGAAGAGATCCATGGAGACTATGCAGCATCCAACAAGTAGAAGAGCTGAAATGCTTGCTCAAAATGATACCAATATGGATATCCACCATCATAATCTTCCTTCCAGTGGTACAACAATCAATATTCCCAGTCTCACAAGCCCTCAAAATGGACAGGCACCTATCACACAACTTTGAAATGCACCCTGCCTCAGTATCCGTCATAACAATGCTAACAATCGGCGTATGCCTCCCTATCTATGACCAACTCCTCGCGCCGGCCCTCGAGAAACTCACTAAACAAGAAGGAGGCCTCACGGTCCTCCAGAGAGTCTCGCTGGGACACGGCGCGGGGATATTGGCCATGATAGTAGCCGGATTTGTAGAAATCCGGAGGAGGCGTCTCGCGATAGCCCTAGACGCGCCGGACGGGGTTGCACCAATGTCAGTCCTGTGGCTTGCACCTCAATCAATGCTAATTGGATGCATTCATGTGTTCGGAGAAGTTGGCAACACTACATTTTTCAATAGAGAATCACCTGAGGGAATGAGAAGCATAAGCAACTCTTTGCTTTGTCTAAATTTGTCATTTACTAGTAACCTTAGCAATGTTATAATAAATGTTGTGCATAACTTCACTGGCAAGAAAGGAGGTCAACATGGTTGGCTTTATAGTGATATTAATAAGGGTAGGTTGGAGTATTTCTATTTCATCATTGCAGGGTTCATGATGTTGAATATGTGCTATTTCATCTTCTGTGCTCGTCGCTATACTTACAAAGTTACAAGGTCAATGTGA
- the LOC107631915 gene encoding LOW QUALITY PROTEIN: mitotic checkpoint serine/threonine-protein kinase BUB1 (The sequence of the model RefSeq protein was modified relative to this genomic sequence to represent the inferred CDS: substituted 2 bases at 2 genomic stop codons) — MFNRNAEPIEWLKKAQALCHQRISEIWKAAERQRIDYKGSTELGNIGINPWDSSILEDLMKKINPTIKKFYGYHLSTKSYTGKVALSTLKNASRNKVIEIGGRKYHIKGCAGQGGFAQVYKAFVNSDPNDVVALKIQKPAFPWEFYMYRQLDMRITGRERSSYGLAQRIHLYADCSILICDYLAHGTLQDVINRYAVQGKPMEEVLCIYYTIEMLHMVETLHDVGLIHGDFKPDNLLIRYARXNXASPSLPLVGSKWSLGLCLVDWGRGIVLDLFPDDIVFKGDCGTSGFRCIEMQEDKPWKFQVDAYGLCVVVHMMLHNCYMEIAKEESSDGGYMYLPKQRFKRYWNVALWKNFFTKMLNQYPGNDDRRLLQELKKSFQDYISSDPKMIKTLRELLAKQRTSMCCA; from the exons ATGTTCAATAGGAATGCAGAGCCAATTGAGTGGTTGAAGAAGGCACAGGCATTATGTCACCAGAGAATATCTGAAATTTGGAAGGCTGCTGAAAGGCAGAGG aTTGATTATAAGGGATCCACAGAGTTGGGAAACATTGGCATTAATCCATGGGATTCCTCCATTTTGGAAGACCTGATGAAGAAGATAAATCctacaattaaaaaattttat GGGTATCACTTGAGCACTAAATCTTATACAGGAAAAGTGGCCTTATCTACTTTGAAGAATGCATCAAGGAACAAAGTTATAGAGATAG GCGGGAGGAAGTACCATATCAAAGGTTGCGCTGGACAAGGTGGTTTTGCTCAAGTATACAAGGCCTTTGTCAACAGTGATCCAAATGATGTTGTTGCGCTAAAG ATACAAAAGCCAGCTTTCCCTTGGGAATTTTACATGTATCGTCAGCTTGATATGCGGATCACTGGCAGAGAA AGGTCAAGCTATGGTTTGGCTCAGAGAATTCATCTGTATGCAGACTGTAGCATACTCATCTGTGACTATTTAGCTCATGGAACGCTACAG GATGTCATAAACAGATATGCGGTCCAAGGGAAACCCATGGAAGAAGTTTTATGTATTTATTACACGATAGAAATGTTACACATGGTTGAAACTTTGCATGATGTTGGCTTGATTCATGGTGATTTCAAGCCTGATAATCTGCTTATTCGCTATGCTAGGTAAAATTAAGCTTCTCCTTCGTTACCATTAGTTGGTTCGAAGTGGTCCTTG GGTCTTTGCCTTGTAGACTGGGGAAGAGGGATTGTTCTGGATCTCTTTCCAGATGACATAGTATTTAAGGGTGATTGCGGAACTTCTGGATTTCGCTGCATTGAGATGCAAGAGGATAAGCCATGGAAATTTCAG GTAGACGCATACGGCCTTTGCGTTGTTGTCCATATGATGTTGCATAATTGCTATATGGAGATTGCCAAAGAAGAATCATCTGATGGAGGCTACATGTATCTTCCCAAACAACGCTTTAAACG TTACTGGAACGTTGCGCTCTGGAAGAATTTCTTCACCAAGATGTTAAATCAATACCCTGGCAATGATGATAGAAGGTTGCTGCAGGAGTTGAAGAAGTCCTTCCAGGACTATATAAGTTCCGATCCAAAGATGATAAAGACACTAAGGGAGTTACTTGCAAAGCAAAGGACTTCTATGTGTTGTGCTTAG